The DNA segment CGAGGCCCGCGCCGGTCACCGTGGCGACCGCCGGGTTGTTGGACGTGAAGTTCACCGTGCGCCCGGTAAGGGGCTGTCCTTGCGCGTTGCGCGGCGTGGCGGTCACCTGCACCTGCCCGCCAATGCGCATGAGCTGCGCGACCACCGGGGTGAGCGTGACCGAAGCCACAGCTTCGCGCGTGACCGTCACCGTCACCGATGCATTCTTTCCTTCGGCGACCGCCGAGACGATGGCGCTGCCTTCAGCCACCGCGGTCACCAGCCCAGCGGTGCTGACAGTGAGCACGTTGAGGTTCGAAGAGGAATAGCCCACGGCCCGCCCACTGATGGGCGATCCGTCGGCCGCAACGAGCGTGGGGCTGAGCTGGCGCGTCTGACCGGCGACGAGCGTGAAGTCGGTCGTGTTGAGTTGGATGCGGTCGACGGCGCTGATGATCTTGACGCTTGCCTCGATGAAGCGCCCATCGACCGTGGCGCGAAACAGGGCGTTCCCGTTCGCCTTGCCCGTGACCTGTCCGGTGCTCGCGTCGACCGTGAAAATCGCCGTATTCGTCGACGAGTACGTGATCCGGCGGTTGTCCTTGATCTCGTTGCCGGACGCATCGAGCAATGTGACGGCGAACGGGTTCGACGTCGTGGTCACCCCGTTGAAGAAGGAGTCAGCCTGCGGCAGGATGCGCAGCGAACTGAGCGGAGTGGGTGGGATCGGTTCGGTGCAGCTCGCCGCGAGCAACCCCGCGCAAGAAAGGAGGGCGAGTGTCAGGACGCGCGCGGCGCCCGACGTCAGGCGTCGACTCGATCGGGCGAAGTCGGAGGTGTGCATTCGAACGAAGGGAGTGTTGATCGGGGTGGCAGCGCGATCACGTCTGGCGACCTGCTACCCCCAGTACGGACGAGCGTGTCGCCGGACGGGATACCACAGCTGGAGCAAGCAAGGTGCCACACCCGGCAGGTCCTTCCCAGTCCCTGGAGGCGGCAACCTTTTTGGCGAGGCGCAAGGCGTCCGGCGGTAGCCCCCGCCCCGCCGCCCTCGAGCCCGGTGCCGCGGACCCGTAGCGCGCACGCACACCCGCCGACATTCCCCCGGGCGGCCGGTGCGCGCGTGCAACAGCCACCGCCCGCGGTGCCAGACCGCCTCCGCCGCGCCATCCCCCCCCCCCCGCGCCCCCCCGCCCGTTGTGCCCCCCCACCGCACACCCCACCTTCCCCGCGCACCTCAACTCCCGTCCCCCGTCCCCCGTCCCCCGTCCCACGATGTCCGCCCTCTCGTCCTATCTAGAGACGCACGACGAGCGCTTTCACGCCGAGCTCTTCGACTTCCTGCGCATTCCCAGCGTCTCGGCGCGATCCGAGCACAACGCCGACGTCGCGCACGCGGCCAACTGGCTGCGCGATCAGATGGAGCGCATCGGGCTCGACGCCAGCATCCACCCCACCGAGGGACACCCCGTCGTGCTGGGGGAGTGGCGCGGGGCGGGGGCCGCGGCGCGCACCATCCTGATCTACGGGCACTACGACGTGCAGCCGGCGGAGCCGCTCGAGCTGTGGGACTCGCCGCCGTTCGAGCCGGTCATTCGCGATGGGAAGATCTTCGCCCGCGGCTCGGTCGACGACAAAGGGCAACTGTACCTCCACCTCAAGGCGATCGAGGCGTATCTCGCGGTGCACGGGGCGCTTCCGGTCAATGTGATCGTGCTCGCCGAGGGGGAAGAGGAGGTGGGGAGCGAGCACCTGGCACCGTTTGTCGAGAGCCACGCCGCTCGCCTCGCCTGCGACGGTGTCGTCATCTCCGACTCGGCGATGTTTGCGCCGGGGCTTCCGTCCATTCTCTCGTCGTTGCGCGGGCTGGCGTACTTCCAGATCGACGTCCAGGGGCCGGGCGGCGACCTGCATTCGGGGAGCTATGGTGGCGCGGTGGTGAACCCGGCCATGGCGCTGGCGCGCATCCTCGCCACGTTCCACGACGGTACGGGAAAGGTGGCGATTCCCGGCTTCTACGATTCCGTGCGGGCGTGGGAGGAGAAAGTGCGCGCGCAGCTTCGTGCGCTTCCCTTCGACGAGGAGGCGTTTCGCCACGAGACGGGGGCGCCGGCGTTAGGCGGCGAGGCGGGCTATTCCGTGCTGGAGCGCATCTGGACGCGCCCCACCTGCGAAGTGAACGGGATGCTGAGCGGCTACACGGGCGAGGGGGCCAAGACGGTGCTGCCGGCCAGGGCGATGGCCAAGGTGAGTTGCCGCCTGGTGCCGGACCAGGATCCCGACTCGGTGGAGCGGTTGCTCAAGGCGCACGTTGCCGCGGTGCAGCCGGCGGGGGTGACGGTGACGGTGCGGGCGCTGCACGGGGGAAAGCCATGGCGCGGCGAGTTGGCGGGTCCGCTGTTCGAGGCGGGGGCGCGGGCGCTGGAGCGGGCCTTCGAGCGGGCGCCGGTGATCGTTGGCGAGGGGGGTTCGATCCCGGTGGTGCACGACTTTGCGCGCGTGCTCGGCG comes from the Gemmatimonadaceae bacterium genome and includes:
- a CDS encoding dipeptidase; the encoded protein is MSALSSYLETHDERFHAELFDFLRIPSVSARSEHNADVAHAANWLRDQMERIGLDASIHPTEGHPVVLGEWRGAGAAARTILIYGHYDVQPAEPLELWDSPPFEPVIRDGKIFARGSVDDKGQLYLHLKAIEAYLAVHGALPVNVIVLAEGEEEVGSEHLAPFVESHAARLACDGVVISDSAMFAPGLPSILSSLRGLAYFQIDVQGPGGDLHSGSYGGAVVNPAMALARILATFHDGTGKVAIPGFYDSVRAWEEKVRAQLRALPFDEEAFRHETGAPALGGEAGYSVLERIWTRPTCEVNGMLSGYTGEGAKTVLPARAMAKVSCRLVPDQDPDSVERLLKAHVAAVQPAGVTVTVRALHGGKPWRGELAGPLFEAGARALERAFERAPVIVGEGGSIPVVHDFARVLGAPVLLMGFGLPGENAHAPNEWMSDANFTGGIRAAAFLWEELGRL